From one Mya arenaria isolate MELC-2E11 chromosome 4, ASM2691426v1 genomic stretch:
- the LOC128231748 gene encoding uncharacterized protein LOC128231748, which produces MQSKSINAQGRRMVASSVLLSKRAAQHVEMGRRTAVQDLTVLLGIVLTVTAASAACAVKCEKAAYWTECGEFEENINMSKDQLHVTEACGNASTFYKCVRDVAPMCLEEAINTHVHLMAAPWSCFIPQTEYLEYQRIAQRACDPKGQHAQVNGKPTVYSEDGETKNRSVSLQHNGTRNSSERTHTRCGSVVALVLIITTFMVLQHC; this is translated from the exons ATGCAGAGTAAATCAATCAATGCCCAAGGCAGGCGAATGGTAGCGTCTAGCGTGTTGTTGAGTAAGAGAGCGGCACAGCATGTGGAGATGGGCAGGAGGACGGCCGTGCAGGATCTTACAGTGCTCCTAGGGATAGTTCTAACAGTGACAGCAG CATCGGCCGCATGCGCAGTGAAATGTGAGAAAGCGGCATACTGGACCGAATGTGGAGAGTTTGAGGAGAATATCAACATGTCAAAGGACCAGCTCCATGTCACCGAAGCTTGCGG aaatgcCAGCACATTTTACAAGTGTGTGCGGGACGTAGCTCCCATGTGCCTGGAGGAAGCGATCAACACACATGTCCATCTTATGGCGGCTCCCTGGAGCTGCTTCATTCCCCAAACTGAATATCTCGAATACCAGCGGATAGCGCAGAGGGCTTGCGACCCGAAGGGGCAGCACGCTCAGGTCAATGGGAAACCAACGGTCTACAGTGAAGATGGTGAAACTAAGAACAGGAGTGTATCTCTCCAGCATAATGGTACACGGAATAGCAGTGAAC GCACGCACACCAGATGTGGAAGTGTGGTCGCTCTCGTTTTGATAATAACTACTTTCATGGTTTTACAACACTGTTGA